Part of the Harpia harpyja isolate bHarHar1 chromosome 16, bHarHar1 primary haplotype, whole genome shotgun sequence genome, ACGGCCGCACCGGGCCTGGCCAGCGCCACGTCCCTCCTGCCCACGGCCGGGCCCCCCCGTGCACCCCTCGCTCCCCCATcctgggaggggggcaggacTGGGACCCCCGCGAGGGCTCCCTGCACCCGCCATCGCACCGCTCCAGCCGCGAATTTAGGGGTAGGAAGGTCACCGGGGTCAAGGCACGGATGGGCTGCGGTGACACTCGCCCCCTCAGTCGCCCTGCCCTGGCCATGCTGTGCCGGGGGTGGGGAGTCCCCCCACCACCCTGTTATGGTCTCAAGCCCCTGAGATGTCAGCGGAACCCCCCCTCCCCTGGGCAAAGGCATCTCTGGCCTCCCCTACCCAGatctgcggcgggggggggggcccggacccccaggtccttctcccaGCCTTGCAAACGAGCCAGGCAGGACGAGTGGGGGTGTGGGAggtgggtgtccccccccccagcgtTGGCCACAGCTGCACCGAGCTGCAACCGCTGCTCTGGCACACGGGCCGCAGCAAGGGAGGGGGACAGGGCAGTGTGGGGTGCGGGGGGATCCCGGGGGGGGTGCTGCAGGGTTTTGGGGCagtgtggggggtgtgtgggggcgCAGCGGGTGCACCCTAAACCAGCGCAGCAGCAACAGTGGGGACCTCTGCCAAGAGCCAGGGCCAACGGAGGAGCCCCTGGCTCCGGCCGCAGGCACGCACCTCCGCCATCCGTGCCGGCCCGTGCGGGCTCACGGGACACGGCACTTGGCCACGGCCCCGTCTCCTTGGAGGTGCAGCCCCCCACGGTGCCCCACGGCCCAAACTGCCGAGCCTCGGACGCATCCTGAGGTGTCCCACCGCCCGCGAAGGGCACCCACCGGCCAAAATACCGGGCGGCGGGTGCGTTACCAGCCCGAGCACCCTGCGGCCGGTGCAGAGACTACGGGTCCCGGGCACGCGTGTCGGCTGCGGCATTGTCTAGCTCTCCAAACACGCAGGAACCTTGCTCTGGCACGGCCGCGGGCACTACGGGACCGTACGGGCAGTGCCACCGCCGGGATGCACCTGGGACTGGGATGCACCTGGGACCGGGTGCAGGCAGAGGCCAGATCCGGGggtgggcaggaggtgctccccacagcccctgcccagccTCGGGCTTCACCGCGGCCACCGACTCCTTCTAGGTTCCCACCCCGTGGGAACACAGCCCCCCGTGCCCAGCCCCACGCCTCTCCCTCCCAACCCTACATACTTCTTCATATGCCCATATGGAGTCGGCCGGCGTTATGGAATGTTAAGAAGTATGTATTTTTGGGCTGGGACCCCCACGCCGGGACCCACCAGCACTGGCCCAGGCGGCGCCTCTGGAGAAACGGTGCGTCCCTGGGGCTGGTAAAAAGGAACCAGATCAACTTGCAACTGGATTTGGTCCCCTTCAACCAGCTGCAGCGGCGCATGCGCTACGGCACCCGCTGCGCCCTCGCCGCCCCGGCCTGGAGGGGCTGCCGCCGGGTGGGCTGGATGCGTCCTGCCCTGAGGGGGCTTGGGGTGAGGAGTGGGTGCAGGGAGCGGGGGAAAAGGAGGTTTGCAAAATGGGATTTTGGCTGGTTTTTGAGGTTGCCCGGTGGAGGGGAGGCAGCCAGAGGGGCTGCACCTCTGCTGCCGGCTGGTGGAAATCGCGCTGCCCAGACTGCCCACGCTGCCCGTGGTCCTCGTCAAAAACCACAGAGCTTCACCGGTCCCAAACCTGCCTGGGAAATGCCCCATAAAGCCCCAGCCACCACGGCACAGGCGTGAGGAGCCTCCCCCCGCCCAGCACATCCTCCCCACCGCAGCCACGTCACCTCCCGTCCCCACGTCCCCGTGAGGGTGTCGAGGGGAGAGAGGGCTCCCCACGGGGGGCACCCCCAGGGTCCGACCCCCAGGGACTGGGGAGCCACAGCCCCGCTGCCCGGCcgcctcctgctccagcagaacCAGGCATACCAAGAGTAAACAACAAGATGGACCAAGAATTCGGGAAACCGAAACCCAGCAGAGCGGTTTCTTGGAAATTTGCTGTCCTGACGTCACCCGGGGCCCCTGCTAACAGCGGCAGGCAGCACTGACCTCTTCGTCAGTGGCAGACGGGCAGGTTGGTAGTGCAAGGTGCCGGGGTCCCGcagtgggggtttggggtgccgGGATCCCACGATGGGGGTTTGGGGACAGCACCCCTTTTCCAAGGGCGGGGGACAAAAGCGGGGGGGCTGCTCAACCCGCTGGGCTGGCAGAGTGGCTAGGGAGCCCTGGGCTGGGAAAGAAACACGGGGTCTGGTGGGTCTCTGCTGTtgtggggtggctgggggggctcttgggggcaggatggggtgggaggggggtggCTGCGGACACCTGGGCAGGAGAACAAGACCCCACTGGCCCCGCTCACCACCCTAAGAAGAAACTTTTGTTCTTGCTCCCTGAAGGACCAGGCTCAGACTGGACCCAGCACACCTCTTGCTCCGGCAGCTGCCCCCCAGGCCAGACCACCATGGGTAAGCTCATGGGGTCAGGGGCCCCGCAGCGGGACAGCGTGGGGGACACGGGGCACCGGCCCTTGGGTGCGCAGCAAACCTCCCTCTGCTTGTGAGCGAAGGCACAGGGGGGCTCAGGGCTCTCGTGGGACGGGGCCAGGGCTGGCCACGGGCATCAGGGCTGTGCTGGCAAGGACTCGCTTCCCCAGCATTTTGGAGAGGGTGCAGCCGCTGTCCCGGTGGTGTGAGGTGCCGGGATGCTCCCGGCACGGGGCACATGCTGCTCCAGTCGGCAGGAGGGGGCCTGGGGGTGCGGGCAGGGGATGGAGGACCCCCTTGCCGTGCTGCCCAGAGCGAGGGCAGCAGCTCGCCTTCGCTTTCAGCCCTGCCGCCTGACTGCCCTCGATCTCTCCTTTGTTACAGATTTTTTCGGCTCTGCCATCGGGGCGACCATAGGGATCGGTAAGGCACTGGTGGGCACAGGGATAGCTGACACCACGTGGAAATAAATCACTTTCCCAGGGCTTCATACTGCTGCTTTGCACACACAGACCCCTCCCGGGGGGTGCCGCCCCCTCCCCAAAATGCTACGTCTTGGCCTGTCCCAGGAAGCCCGAGTGCAGGACCCCATCGATGCCCCAGCTAGGGAGGTTTGGCCCCGGGACCCTGCACCAGCCGCTCTGCTCCGGGCCGTCCCGGGCGAGCTGGAGCTCTGCCTCCACGCACCCCCCCATTTCGGGGCAGGAGGACACGCGTGGCTGAGGAGCGACCCAGGGCTGAGGGTTTTGCAGCCCGGGGACACGCGCGTGCCCGCAGGAGTGTCACCGCTGCTGCTCTCTGATGCAGGACTCTCTGTGGTTGTGGTGCCGGCAGCCCTGTATGCTCTGGGCTTCACCAAAGCAGGAATTACGGTCGGATCCGTGGCCGCCAGAATGATGTCTCTAGCTGCCAGGGCCAATGGCGGGGGGGTGGCCGCCGAGAGCCTGGTGGCCATAGCGCAGTCGCTGGGTGAGTGCTCGCAGTGGGGTGCCCGTGGGGTCACCACGGTGGGCCCCGTGTTTTGGCCTCCCCGGGCGGTACCGGCAGCGTGGCGGGAGCCTGGGGTGGCCGTgggagcggggaccccccccgggatCCCACCTGCTCTGGGGTGGCCCCGCTGGcctggcagcagggaggtgaggtctggggggggggggggctgctcctgctcggGGTGCTCCCCCAGGCTAATGGGGCGCAGTGGGGGCCCcatgctggggatggggatgggtctgggcgggggggggggggggggctcgggctgatttctcctcctcttcctcaggggcagcagGAGTCCCCACAGCGGTGCAGGCTGCCCTGGCAGCCATCGGGGCTGTCATGGGGCTTGCTGTGACAGGCCTGCTgtgaccccccctcccccggaTCTCCAGCGGGACCCTCACCGATGTGTGCCCTGACACTCTCCCCCGCTGCGACCCCCTCCATCTCTCCCCTCCCCGCTGTACCTGACCCCCAAATAAAGACTCCCCAAGGcagatctcctcctcctcctcctcctccgggtcGTGATGCGCCgagcgggggcggccccggggcggggacggggcgggacggggcggccccagccccagccccagctccggTACCGGTCCGGGTcggcaggcaggcaggtaggcagggtggccacggggggggggggggggtgccccccttctcccctctccccccttctcccctctccccccggCCCGGGAGGAGCGGGGCCGCTCCCGTCGCTTGGCCgcttcccggggggggggcctgaaaccggggccggggggggggttttgtgggctgggggagctgctgcAGTTCCTGCCGGAGGCAGGTTTCCTGCCTGCCCGCCCCCctgcctgcctttttctttcttagcgATGGAAAACACGGTTAAAAGAGCAGCCGTGGGAGCCGCTGTGGGAGTAGGTGAGGGTCCCGCGTTGGATGAGCAGCGCTCGGGTTCGCTGCCCGGTCCCATTCCCAGGCTGGTAGTGGGGGAcctggccgggctggggggggggctgcgagtGCCGGGGAGACTTCGGGTGCTGCTGCGAGGGTGGGGGCAGCGCTGGAAATCTGTCTGCAtccactgctgcagccctgcatgcctcacctctcctctcctccccgaGGACGGGGTGTTCCCATCCCTGCACCCCACTGCCCTTGCTCCCCACTCTCACACGTCTGTCCTTTCTGGGAGGCCGGATCCGGCGCACTGGTGGCAGGGGGGGATGCGGGTCGCAGAGACCACCCTAACACCCCAGTGGTCTGCCTGCAGGAGTGGCGCTCGTTGGCATCCCGGCGGGCATCTGGGCGCTGGGGTTTACGGGAACTGGCATCGCCGCTGGGTCCATGGCTGCCAAGATGATGGCGGCGGCTGCCGTCGCCAACAACGGAGGAGTGGCTGCCGGCAGCATGGTGTCGGTGCTGCAGTCCGTCGGTgagcggggagggcaggggagctgAGCTGCGCTGGGTTCACCCCCGGAGGGTTGCACAGGGTTATACGCTCGGCTTGCTGTAGGGCCAAACCAGCCCTTTAACCCATCATTGGTCTGAATCACCCCAAACACCCTAAATCCATGGTGTGGTAGGAAGAGTCAGGACTCGCTGGggtagggcaccaaggctggGGACATCAGGGGGCCGTGCAGGTGGGCGTCTGCTCTTCTGGCAAGAACAACGCCTGCATTCCTCGGCAGTGCTGGCCGGAGCCAGAAAGGGACGGCAGAAAGGGGCTGGCTGTGCTCGGGGAGCAGAGCCCACTCCCCGGCACACTCCGGAGAGGTCCTTGGCTACCTCTGCCCGGTGCTCAGTCCCTCAGCAGGCAGCACCGATGCTCCCGGGGCATCTGGcctctttctgtctttgcagGAGCTGCAGGTTTCTCTCTTGGTTCCAAAATTGGGCTGACGACCACCCTGGGGCCGCTCGGTGCTGCAGCTGGTGCCAAGCTGTTCAAGGGGAAGACAACTCCAGGTGACAAACGCAAGTGAAGCCAAGAAGGTGCCTGAGCCCGAGGTTTCTGCCAGGCAGCGTG contains:
- the LOC128152937 gene encoding interferon alpha-inducible protein 27, mitochondrial-like encodes the protein MCALTLSPAATPSISPLPAVPDPQIKTPQGRSPPPPPPPGRDAPSGGGPGAGTGRDGAAPAPAPAPVPVRVGRQAAMENTVKRAAVGAAVGVGVALVGIPAGIWALGFTGTGIAAGSMAAKMMAAAAVANNGGVAAGSMVSVLQSVGAAGFSLGSKIGLTTTLGPLGAAAGAKLFKGKTTPGDKRK
- the LOC128153057 gene encoding interferon alpha-inducible protein 27-like protein 2A translates to MDFFGSAIGATIGIGLSVVVVPAALYALGFTKAGITVGSVAARMMSLAARANGGGVAAESLVAIAQSLGAAGVPTAVQAALAAIGAVMGLAVTGLL